From the Candidatus Methylomirabilota bacterium genome, the window ATGGCTGCTGGGGGTATGGAGCCTGCTGATCGGAGCAGGCGCGGGGTTCACCGCCGGCCTCCCCACCACGATCATCGGAGATCGCGTGGATCCCGCCCTCCACGGTATCGCCATCGGCTGGCTGCGCACGGTAACGGACGCCGGCATGATGGTCGGGCCGCTGCTCATGGGCCCGCTCGCGGATACTTTCGGCCTCGCCGCTCCGTTCCTCGCCGCGGGGATCATCACGTGCGCGCTGGCGTGGGCGTGCCATCGTCACGCGGCGACGGCGACATGAAGATTCTCCTGATGACCGCGCACCCGGACGACGCCGACATCATGGCCGGCGGGACCGTGGCCCGCTGGCTCGATGAGGGCCATGAGGTCTGCTCGGCGATCTTCACGCACGGCGAGAAGGGGCACGACGACCCGAGCATGACGCCTGAGCGAGTCTCCGCGATGCGCGAGGCCGAGCAGCGTGCCGCCGCCGCCGTCCTCGGCGGACCGCGGTTGATCTTCTTTGATTTCGTCGATGGGGAGCTCAGCTGGGCAGGTCCGGCTCTCGCCGAGGCGGCGACTCGGCTGATGCGGGAGGAGCGCCCTGAGGTAATCGTGACGCATGATCCCTTCGGGGGAGCGCCCGGATATCGCGAGCCCCAGCTTCACCCCGACCACCGGGCCGTGGGCACCGCCGTGGTCGACGCATGCTACTTCCGCGCACCGGGTCCGCTCTACTACCCCGCCCAGGGAGCCTCGGGGCTCGCCCCGCACCGCGTGCGCGAGGTTCTTCTCATCATGAGCGACCATGCCGATCACGTCGTCGACATCTCGAGCACTCTCGATCGGAAGGTGCGCGCGGTGCGCGAGCACGCGAGTCAGTTCGGCCGGCACCCCGACCTCGAGGGATTTCTCCGGGGTATGGCAACGCGCGCGGGCCAGCGCTTTGGCGTGCCGCTTGCTGAGAGCTTCAAGCGGCTCACGC encodes:
- a CDS encoding PIG-L deacetylase family protein — translated: MKILLMTAHPDDADIMAGGTVARWLDEGHEVCSAIFTHGEKGHDDPSMTPERVSAMREAEQRAAAAVLGGPRLIFFDFVDGELSWAGPALAEAATRLMREERPEVIVTHDPFGGAPGYREPQLHPDHRAVGTAVVDACYFRAPGPLYYPAQGASGLAPHRVREVLLIMSDHADHVVDISSTLDRKVRAVREHASQFGRHPDLEGFLRGMATRAGQRFGVPLAESFKRLTLS